Genomic DNA from Streptomyces venezuelae:
CTTCGAGGGCGTGTGCGAGCTGTACGTGGGGGATCCCGCGGCGGCGCATGATCGGTTCGCGGCGTCGGCGGAGGCGTTGTCGGCGCCGCGGGAGCAGGTGCAGCGGGCGATCGTCACGACGGATCAGGCGCTGGCGCGGATCCGGCTCGGGGAGCCTCGGGAGGCTGCCGAGCTGCTGCACGAGTGTGTGGCTGCGGCGTCTGCGACGGGCGGGCGGGTGCCTGCGATTCGGTTGCGGCGGGCCCGCCGGGAGTTGCGGCCGTGGCGGCGGGAGGACTTCGTCGCCGACCTCGACGATCACCTGATGGACGTCCTCGGCACGTGATCGTCATATTCCGGTCACGCCCAGGTTCTGGGCGATGTCAGACCCGGCACCTATGATGACCGACATGATCCCCACTCCCCCTGGCCCTGGTCCGGTGCGGCCTGCTGAGGTCGTGAACCGGGAGATCCGTGAGCTGTGGCCGCACCCGGCGGTGCGCCTGTCGTCGGAGCAGCGCGCCCGTTATGAGCTACTGGTGGTGGAGTGGGCGGCGGCGACACGGAGCGAGGTCGTCAAGGCGGCGTAGCTTCTTCCTGCTGTCAGGAAAAAGCCTGGTCAGCAAGCCTTACCAGATGGAGAAGGTGGGGCCGCGTAAGATCCCGCCGTGGCTATCGAACTCCCCGATGATCTGATTGCGCTGGAACGTTCCGCCTGGGAGGAGATCCAGGCTGGTGCGCTGACTGTGGACACCGCGCTGGCAGTGCAGGAGCGGATCACGGCGTTCGCCGCCGAGTCCGGGGAGTCGCGGCTCGCCGTCGAGACCGAGCTGAAGAAGCTCGTGCGGCACCCAGAGCCGGACGGCGACGCGGCTTGATCACTTTATGGGAGCCCATCAAGTGATGCCCTGACCTGCGGCTACGGCCGCCAATCCTCGCGGTATCCGGGCCGGTCTGCGTAGGGCAGGGCGAGCGCTCGAAGGATTGGGTTCATCGCGTCCAGGAGCAGGCCGAGATCCAGGCCGGGCTGAGGGTACTTCGGCGGATCGGCCGCCTCCCGCGCCGCCCTCTCATTCCAGTAGGCACACTGCTCGATGATGCGCCGCTTGGCGTCGATCTCGCGCAGCACCCGCGCCGGATCGTGGCGCTCGGCGTGCTTCAGCTCGGCGGGGCGCAGCAGGCCCGCATCCCCTAGCTCCTCGTCGTCGAGCGGGCGCGCAAGCCTCCACTCAGGGCTCCGCGTCGCTGCCGCCCGCGCGTCGGCTTCGTCCTCGTCGAGCTGCTCGCCGAGCCACAACACCAGGTCGTCCACGGGCCCTCCAGAATCCGAGCACCCCACCTCCTGCATCACGGGAGGTGGGGCGGCAGCGCTGCAGCCACAGCGCGGATGTGATGCCGTCCAGCGTAGCGGCGAGGCGTGACAACGCGGCCGGGTCAGCTCTCGGCCTGCGGCGGGAATCCTCGCAGCGTCCACCACAGGGCGCGGGACAGGAAGTAGACGACGGCGCCCACGCAGATCGCGACCGGCGCCAGGAGCACTTCACGCAGCGGACCCCAGAACATCGTCACGCCAATGACCACGAACGCGATCCCCACCGCCGAAGCGAGCAGAGACAGGCCCAGCATCAGGCGGTCGGCGGGCGGAATCCGGCTCTCAGCCATGGGGGCAGGATGGC
This window encodes:
- a CDS encoding DUF6221 family protein, with product MDDLVLWLGEQLDEDEADARAAATRSPEWRLARPLDDEELGDAGLLRPAELKHAERHDPARVLREIDAKRRIIEQCAYWNERAAREAADPPKYPQPGLDLGLLLDAMNPILRALALPYADRPGYREDWRP